In Nostoc piscinale CENA21, the genomic stretch CAATGGTGTTCCGGGTGTGAAAAATATTTTGGCAGTTTCCAGTGGCAAAGGTGGTGTAGGTAAAAGCACAGTGGCGGTGAATATCGCCGTCGCCCTGGCCCAAACAGGTGCAAAAGTTGGTTTGCTGGATGCTGATATTTACGGCCCCAACGATCCCACCATGTTGGGACTAGGTGATACTCAAATTGTGGTTCGCTCTACCGATAAAGGTGAAGTGTTAGAACCTGCCTTTAATCATGGAGTCAAATTAGTCTCAATGGGCTTTTTGATTGATAAAGACCAGCCGGTGATTTGGCGGGGGCCGATGCTGAATGGTGTGATTCGCCAGTTTCTTTATCAAGTGGAATGGGGCGAGCTAGATTATTTAATTGTGGATATGCCGCCGGGAACTGGTGATGCTCAGTTAACTTTAGCCCAAGCTGTACCAATGGCGGGATCTGTAATTGTAACAACACCACAAACCGTCGCTTTATTAGATGCTCGGAAAGGATTACGGATGTTTCAGCAAATGAACGTCCCTGTTTTGGGAATAGTAGAAAACATGAGTTACTTTATTCCCCCGGATATGCCAGATAAACAGTACGATATTTTCGGTTCTGGTGGTGGTGAAAAAACTGCTACAGAATTGGGAGTGCCTTTATTGGGTTGCGTACCCTTGGAGATTTCCACGAGAGTTGGTGGTGACAGTGGTGTGCCGATTGTGGTGTCTCAACCAGATTCGGCTTCGGCGAAAGCCTTAAAAGCGATCGCCCTGACTATCGCCGGTAAAGTATCAGTCGCTGCACTGACGGCATAAATTTTTTAATTTTGTCTGATTCCTGGGCAATTGCCTGGGAATACAGATTATGAATTGAGAATTTAGAAGTTAAAATTCAGAAGTCACTATTTCTCATTCTTTAAGTATGAGGAATATAGTGAAAAAGTATTTTGGTTTGAGAAATAAATTCATAGGTTGGTAAACTCCTCCTGAATTTTACTTACTGTTTCCTAAATTCTTTTACTCAGTAAATTTAACTCTCCAAATTAAATTTTAAAATCACACAATGTTGTTAAAACGTTCACTTCCCAAAGTTCGCTGGAAATCTTGGGTTAAACCTTGGCAACAAGTAGATTGGTTATTATTTTGTTTGCCTGTGGCCGTCAGTATGTTTGGCGGTCTGATGATTCTTAGTACAGAACTCAAACAACCGGTGACAGATTGGTGGTGGCACTGGTTAGTAGCAGGAATTGGCACTTTTATCGCGTTATTTTTAGCTCGTATCCGCTACGAAAATCTACTCCAGTGGCATTGGATTACTTATGGTCTAACTAACCTGAGTTTGATTGCGGTGATGCTGGCTGGTACGAGTGCTAAAGGCGCACAACGCTGGATTAGCGTTGCAGGTTTTAATGTTCAACCGTCGGAATTTGCCAAAATTGGCATTATTATTACCCTCGCCGCCTTATTACACAAGCGGACAGCTTCTTCCCTGGATAACGTCTTTCGCGCCTTGGCGATTACTGCCGTTCCTTGGGGACTAGTATTTTTACAACCAGATTTGGCGACATCTTTGGTATTTGGAGCGATCGTTTTAGGAATGTTGTACTGGGCTAATGCCAATCCAGGCTGGCTCATCTTGTTGATTTCTCCGGTAGTTTCCGCCATTTTGTTTAGTATTTACTGGCCTTTATCAGAGCCAATCATCTTATTTAAAGAATTAGCGTTAGGGCCTTTAGGGATAGTTTGGTCATTTGCAATGGCAATTGTAGGCTGGCAAACACTTCCTTGGCGAAGATTTGGACTGAGTGCGATTGGCGCTTGGATTCTGAATATTTGTGGTGGTGAACTCGGTGTTTTTGCCTGGAACCATGTTTTAAAAGAGTATCAAAAAGACCGCCTCACCGTATTTATTAACCCCGATCATGATCCTCTGGGCGCAGGCTATCACCTGATTCAATCGCGGATTGCCATTGGTGCAGGCGAAATTTGGGGATGGGGTTTGTTTAAAGGGCCGATGACTCAACTCAATTTCGTTCCTGAACAGCATACAGACTTTATTTTCTCTGCTGTAGGTGAAGAATTTGGGTTTGTGGGTTGTTTAGTGGTTTTGTTTGTGTTTTGCTTGATTTGCTTTCGTCTGTTACACGTAGCCCAAACTGCCAAAGATAATTTTGGTTCCTTATTGGCGATTGGTGTTTTGTCGATGATTGTATTTCAGTTGATTGTGAATGTGGGAATGACCGTTGGTTTAGCACCTGTGGCTGGAATTCCCTTACCGTGGATGAGTTATGGCCGTTCTGCAATGCTGACTAATTTCATCGCTTTAGGAATAGTAGAATCGGTGGCAAACTTCCGACAAAAGCAGAAGTATTATTTATGAGTCGCCTGTTATTTGTCATCAGTCAATAGTTTTAATGCAAAGGACAAATGACCAATGACAAAGGACAAGTATTAAGCTATTAACAGTAAACCAGCGAGGGTAAAAATCATGATTCTGCCTGGAGCAACTGTTCGTGTTAAAAATCCCGCAGATACCTACTATCGCTATGAAGGACTCGTACAACGGGTAAGTGATGGCAAGGTAGCTGTATTGTTTGAAGGTGGCAATTGGGATAAGCTAATTACCTTTCGCCTGTCAGAGTTGGAACCTGTAGACACCACAGCAGGACGGAAAGCAGGTAAAAAGTAAAAAGTAAAAAGTAAAAAGGCAAAAGAAAAATAACTAACTCTTTTGCCTTTCGTGTTCCACCTTTTGCATTTTGCCTTTTAACTTGATTCTATGCGTCTTCCTCTACCACAATTTGCGACAAGCGATCGCCACCCCAGCCACATTGCGGAGGTGATTGAGACTAATACTACTGAATTTCTGGCACAATGCTTGGAACCAGAGGATTTGAGCTTTCCGGCTATGCCACCTTTTGGTAGTTGGGTTTGTGCTGTGGATGAAGAGTCTGGAAATCAAGTGTATGCTGTGGTGTCTTATGCTACAACGATGCCGATAGATTCTGTACATCGGGCTGTGGCGATGGGTTTGTCATTGCAGGAATTACGAGAAGAACAACCACAGATATTTGCCATGCTCAAAACGGAATTTCGGGCGGCGATTGTTGGTTTTTCACCACCTACCCAAAATTCCTCAGCAATTCCCCGGATATATCAGTATTTACCGCCCCGCCCACCGCAAATTCACCAAGCGGTTTATCGCTGCGAAGCGGAAGCAATTATTAAATTTACAGAAGAATTAGATTTTTTACGGACATTATTGTCTGTAAATGGTGCGCCAGTAGAGTCTTTAACGGCAGCAGCTATTCGAGATGTTTATCAGTTACGCAAAGCTGACAGAGAATGGCTGGTGAAAGCGGGACGAATGCTGAGTGTGCTGCTGAAAGATGATTATGACCGCTTACGGTTTATTTTGAGTCAAATCCATCCATAGGTAGTTATTTTATGCAAAATTACCTAAGTAATCTCAAATAAGCTGTTTTGTCATTTATCAGGGTGGCTTTTATAATGATTTATTTTGATTGTGCGATCGCTTATTAAGCGATCGTTATGTTACCGTCGCTCATTGAAGTCCTACCTATGGAACCAGTCTTACCAGTTCTTGCGCTAGAACCTAATTTCCATCTGGGTCAAGAACCAATCGTTCCTTTGGCAATTTTATTACTGATAATTTTAGTTATACCCATTTTATTTGAGCGCCTCAGAATACCAGGTTTAGTTGGTTTAGTTGGTTCTGGAGTTGTACTTGGCCCGTCAGGTTGGAATTTAGTTCACACTGATTACTCAATCATTAACCTACTATCTAACATTGGCTTAATTTATTTGATGTTTTTGATAGGTTTAGAAAAAGACTTTCGCCAATTACACCAGAGTCAAAAACAAGCTTGGGGATTTGCTGGATTCACTTTGATTATCTCTTTACTAATGGGACTCTTCATCGGGAAGATTTGCGGTTGGGGGGCGAATACATCTCTGTTCATCGGCTGCTTATTTATTTCCTCTACTCTTTTGGCATATCCCCTTCTCAGCAGTTTGGGAGTTATTAATAATCAAGCCATTAGCACTTCGATTAAAGCGACAATATTAACTGATATCGGTGCTGTTTTGATATTAGCGATTTTTTTATCTAGCCAACCCACAGAGGCATTCAATTTATCTTACATCCTCACATATTTAGGTCGGTTAATTATTTATACAACAATTATTTGGATGGGTTTTGATTGGGCTGGACAAGAATTTTTCCGTCGTTCTGGAGATGATGAAGGCAATAAATTTTTATTTGTCTTGATCTCAGTATTTATTGCCCTCATCAGTTGTCAATTACTGGGAATTACCAAAATTGTCGGAGCATTTTTAGCAGGCCTGGTAGTGAATACAGTGGTTGGTGACAGTCCCACCAAAGAAAAAATTACATTTGTAGGTAGTGTTTTATTTATTCCGGTATTCTTTGTTAACCTTGGTGTTTTAATTAATTTGCCTGCTGGGAGCAGTGGAATTACAGTTTTAGAGTTAACCTTGTTAGTCTTTGTTTGTGTAATTGTTAGTAAATTTTTAGCGGCGTTGTTAGCAAAACTTTGCTACCGCTATAACTGGCAAGAAATGTTTACTATGTGGTCGATATCGCTACCCCAAGTGAGTACCACCTTAGCGGGAACTTTTTTAGGGTATCGCGCTGGCTGGCTCTCCATAGAAGTATTTCAGAGTATAGTGGCCTTAGTGCTGATGACATCAGCTTTAGGGGTTGTACTTACAGATCGCCTTGCTGTGGCTTTAACATCTACACCCCAGTCAGAAGCACTCACAGTAAATTTATCTGAAGCCAAAATCGCCGAAAAACCTAGTATTTTCACTATAGTTGTACC encodes the following:
- the rodA gene encoding rod shape-determining protein RodA, giving the protein MLLKRSLPKVRWKSWVKPWQQVDWLLFCLPVAVSMFGGLMILSTELKQPVTDWWWHWLVAGIGTFIALFLARIRYENLLQWHWITYGLTNLSLIAVMLAGTSAKGAQRWISVAGFNVQPSEFAKIGIIITLAALLHKRTASSLDNVFRALAITAVPWGLVFLQPDLATSLVFGAIVLGMLYWANANPGWLILLISPVVSAILFSIYWPLSEPIILFKELALGPLGIVWSFAMAIVGWQTLPWRRFGLSAIGAWILNICGGELGVFAWNHVLKEYQKDRLTVFINPDHDPLGAGYHLIQSRIAIGAGEIWGWGLFKGPMTQLNFVPEQHTDFIFSAVGEEFGFVGCLVVLFVFCLICFRLLHVAQTAKDNFGSLLAIGVLSMIVFQLIVNVGMTVGLAPVAGIPLPWMSYGRSAMLTNFIALGIVESVANFRQKQKYYL
- a CDS encoding Mrp/NBP35 family ATP-binding protein, whose protein sequence is MYDVLDSRSVLEVLRPVQDPELRKSLVELNMIRNVNIDGGKVSFTLVLTTPACPLREFIVEDCEKAVKKLPGVMEVEVEVTAETPQQKSLPDRNGVPGVKNILAVSSGKGGVGKSTVAVNIAVALAQTGAKVGLLDADIYGPNDPTMLGLGDTQIVVRSTDKGEVLEPAFNHGVKLVSMGFLIDKDQPVIWRGPMLNGVIRQFLYQVEWGELDYLIVDMPPGTGDAQLTLAQAVPMAGSVIVTTPQTVALLDARKGLRMFQQMNVPVLGIVENMSYFIPPDMPDKQYDIFGSGGGEKTATELGVPLLGCVPLEISTRVGGDSGVPIVVSQPDSASAKALKAIALTIAGKVSVAALTA
- a CDS encoding NAD(P)H dehydrogenase subunit NdhS, with translation MILPGATVRVKNPADTYYRYEGLVQRVSDGKVAVLFEGGNWDKLITFRLSELEPVDTTAGRKAGKK
- a CDS encoding HAS-barrel domain-containing protein; its protein translation is MRLPLPQFATSDRHPSHIAEVIETNTTEFLAQCLEPEDLSFPAMPPFGSWVCAVDEESGNQVYAVVSYATTMPIDSVHRAVAMGLSLQELREEQPQIFAMLKTEFRAAIVGFSPPTQNSSAIPRIYQYLPPRPPQIHQAVYRCEAEAIIKFTEELDFLRTLLSVNGAPVESLTAAAIRDVYQLRKADREWLVKAGRMLSVLLKDDYDRLRFILSQIHP
- a CDS encoding cation:proton antiporter, whose protein sequence is MEPVLPVLALEPNFHLGQEPIVPLAILLLIILVIPILFERLRIPGLVGLVGSGVVLGPSGWNLVHTDYSIINLLSNIGLIYLMFLIGLEKDFRQLHQSQKQAWGFAGFTLIISLLMGLFIGKICGWGANTSLFIGCLFISSTLLAYPLLSSLGVINNQAISTSIKATILTDIGAVLILAIFLSSQPTEAFNLSYILTYLGRLIIYTTIIWMGFDWAGQEFFRRSGDDEGNKFLFVLISVFIALISCQLLGITKIVGAFLAGLVVNTVVGDSPTKEKITFVGSVLFIPVFFVNLGVLINLPAGSSGITVLELTLLVFVCVIVSKFLAALLAKLCYRYNWQEMFTMWSISLPQVSTTLAGTFLGYRAGWLSIEVFQSIVALVLMTSALGVVLTDRLAVALTSTPQSEALTVNLSEAKIAEKPSIFTIVVPIYNPHTQQYLMEMAALLARFEKSKIIPLNIAPAAVRMDGGQLEASVQKSERLLAKATDQSLGGKIETVPLLRIDNAYGAGISRAAREQKASLIVMGWGKRNGLRSRLFGNVNDSVLWASRCAVAVTCLVESPQKIQRILVPLENLTSPVLPAVKFAQMLAEANQAQVTVLNVCDRRISSSKIAARRSQLTVLVSQLALPNPPEIQMIAHDNIAQAILQAARLYDLVVLPFIRNYHIPGGLVMSDLTTQIAKHLTCSIVILKASENTQVTNISKTIANTSYMI